The Deltaproteobacteria bacterium genome window below encodes:
- a CDS encoding bifunctional nuclease family protein, giving the protein MNREDFILMTVGGLTLDPVTKTPIVILRDPDNKLNLPIWIGLLEATAMATELEGIKMARPMTHDLLRSVIGEVGAAVEWVEVTDLKDNTYFALIYLRVDGRQVTIDARPSDAISLALRTKSPIYVAKKVLEASSVLQQMEEGKDQDLSNISRDKWAEILEKMSPDDFKYKM; this is encoded by the coding sequence ATGAACCGCGAGGACTTCATCCTGATGACGGTGGGGGGCCTGACCCTCGATCCGGTCACCAAGACGCCGATCGTCATCCTCCGCGACCCCGACAACAAGCTGAACCTGCCCATCTGGATCGGGCTCCTCGAAGCGACCGCGATGGCGACCGAGCTCGAGGGCATCAAGATGGCGCGCCCGATGACCCACGACCTGCTGCGCAGCGTGATCGGCGAGGTCGGCGCGGCGGTCGAGTGGGTCGAGGTGACCGACCTCAAGGACAACACCTACTTCGCGCTGATCTACCTGCGCGTCGACGGCCGCCAGGTCACCATCGACGCGCGCCCGTCGGATGCGATCAGCCTCGCGCTGCGCACCAAGAGCCCGATCTACGTCGCCAAGAAGGTCCTCGAAGCCTCGAGCGTGCTCCAGCAGATGGAGGAGGGGAAGGACCAGGACCTCTCCAACATCTCGCGCGACAAGTGGGCCGAGATCCTCGAGAAGATGTCGCCCGACGACTTCAAGTACAAGATGTAG
- a CDS encoding tetratricopeptide repeat protein — MPRHARRLKIRRKDLRKPDEFETLTGQALTWAREHLPVVYGLLAVAVVALVASLAVGRWRASRNEAAAVAFRAAQGRFTEGKFQDAAQDFAYVVQRYPQAPFGRLAALYRAHAFARQGDQAAAATAYGEYLARAVDTDYLRQEAQVGLARAREASGDTPGALEAYTQAGALPGPYRNDALLGAARLDEAAGHTDQARAIYAELVKDAADPETQAFAAAKVPGAARPADGGAEQPAETDPRR, encoded by the coding sequence ATGCCCCGGCACGCCAGGCGGCTCAAGATTCGCCGCAAGGACCTCCGCAAGCCCGACGAGTTCGAGACGCTGACCGGGCAGGCGCTCACCTGGGCCCGCGAGCACCTGCCGGTGGTGTACGGCCTCCTCGCGGTGGCCGTCGTGGCCCTGGTCGCCAGCCTGGCCGTCGGCCGCTGGCGTGCCTCGCGCAACGAGGCCGCCGCGGTTGCCTTCCGCGCCGCGCAGGGGCGCTTCACCGAGGGCAAGTTCCAGGACGCCGCCCAGGACTTCGCCTACGTCGTCCAGCGCTACCCGCAGGCGCCCTTCGGCCGCCTCGCCGCTCTCTACCGCGCCCACGCGTTCGCGCGGCAGGGGGATCAGGCCGCCGCCGCCACCGCGTACGGCGAGTACCTCGCCCGCGCGGTCGACACCGACTACCTGCGCCAGGAGGCTCAGGTGGGGCTCGCCCGCGCCAGGGAGGCGAGCGGCGACACGCCGGGTGCGCTCGAGGCCTACACCCAGGCCGGCGCGCTGCCCGGCCCGTATCGCAACGATGCGCTACTCGGCGCCGCGCGGCTCGACGAGGCCGCCGGCCACACCGACCAGGCGCGGGCGATCTACGCCGAGCTCGTCAAGGACGCCGCCGACCCGGAGACGCAGGCCTTCGCCGCGGCAAAGGTCCCGGGCGCCGCCCGACCCGCGGACGGCGGCGCGGAGCAACCAGCCGAGACCGATCCCCGACGGTAG